Sequence from the Helianthus annuus cultivar XRQ/B chromosome 13, HanXRQr2.0-SUNRISE, whole genome shotgun sequence genome:
CTATTTATAGCCTAAGTGGTGTCTTTTTTTTAATGTTAATCAATTTTGGGTATGAAAGTGATTTGTGGTAAATGGGATCATTGTATCGGACCTATCCGTACTGTACCGAACCGTTACCAGTCTTAAAAAGCGGGAACCTCGGGTGCCGGTACCGCCATATCCGACGCCAAATGCTCATCCCCACTTTAGGATATATAAAAATGGCCTTCCCTTATCACTTTTATAACATCGACTGATCAGATCATTCTGTGTTGTTTGTGAACAGTGATCGCCAGATGACATGGAAGGGGCCGGAAAATTGACTGTTTGGGTAAGATTTGGTTTTTTGTTAGTCATTTATCTTCATTTTAGTTTACCCCAAGCTAATAATCATATTACATAAAATAACATAATAAGGGAAACTGGCAGAATGTTGTATTTAACACCCCTGAACTTTAAccagttttttttcttttccttttcttaAGTCGATTTACGTTGCAATATCCCTTCTTCTAGACCCTTTTAAGCGTAAATGTTGAGATGAAAGCATGACTGTTGAGATGATGATCTCTCAAAGTTTGTTAGCATGTGTACATGGAGATAACAAGAGCAACTTAGGGCATATATAAGAGGCGAGAGCGCACACATTCTTCCATGTAAGTTCTAATGATATTTTTAACTATGGCATTTAAAATTTGGTCGATCTATTATTTGCATATATGCCAACTACAATCTCATGTACTTAAATGCTTATTACATAACTTAGGATTACTCACTTTTAAAGTGCTTACTAAACTTTTATTTTCTGCATATATCAAAATTATCACTATTATAAAGAATAGAATACACTAACTATATGCTCTATTGTTACTACTGTTCAGTTGGCAAAACGAGGTTTGTGGTCTGATGGAGTGTTGGTCTAGAAGTGTTCTGTCTTGGCACAGGACGAGGGAGGCGAGGCTACTAAATATTTCACTGACTTTCAATTATAGATGTAGCTTGGTTTGTAAAGAGTACTTGATCTTCACTTGGTCTCAATGACATGTATAGTGTACATATTCAAAAGAAGCCTCGAAATATCATTGAGTGTCATTGGGTTTATTTAGGTGAAACTAAATAAGAAATAATTGAGTATCATTGGGTTTATTTAGGTGAAACTAAATAAGAACTACTCGATTTCTTGCGACTTTTTAATTATCTTTGTTATTTTATACCTAACAAGGCTTATAGAACACTCCGGTTTAGCATGCCGCATCCGCGACACAACGTGCGTGTAATACTAGTTACATTAAAACTATATGATTTTCCAAAAATCTTACACATTCATTCGTTAGCAAAATATACAGATAAGTAAATAATAGTTTAATACACTAAAATATTCCATATATAAAAAAATCTATAAATATGAAGGTTTAGggttttcaaaatatttttctTTAGCTTAAATCCAACAACTTTTTCATAAGTATCGCATTACTGGCCAGTATCTTGTCACAACTAACTAAGATACATACCAACTTAGTTGGTGTTAGTGCTTTCATGTcgtattatataaaaataaacacaaataaataaaatatgtttCTTTGATATATAAacatctatactttctataaaaggagaaaactGAGTGACTTAAGAAAAGCTTAGTTGGCAGCCATAGAGGtagtccaacaaggcttttcttatgttaTTATTACATCATCAAGCTTAAtttaaaatacatttaaaattcaaacatCTGCCCCTAATTCAAATTTGAAAGCTCTGCCACACTTGAATTTCAAAGCTCTGCTCACATAAAAGGGCAAAGCTTTGCCcacatatatatatttcaaaaccTCTGttacattcaaaattcaaaattctggctccacataTATAAGATACATGATTTTGACTCCACATTCAAAATTGAATCCATCTCTCTCTAAAATCCAGAACAACAGAATTCATCTCTCTGTATCTTCTTCAATCTACATTtcacaaaccctaaccctaacacACTCATCAATGGATGCGTATCCTAAAATCAATGCCGATTTTTCTAGTAGAACCATCTCCGGTGGTGTTATCACTATTGTATCTTCCGTTTTCATGCTTCTGCTGTTCTTCGCTGGGCTCAGTGAGTTCTATTTCTATTTTTTGTTTGATTTGTGACTAATTGTTGTGTTCGCATGATTTGTTTCAATCGAAAAAGTTAGGTTTAAGAAGTTTATGATTGGTCTGGATTACTTCAGATTTACCTTAAATTGGTCTAAATCTCATGTTTCTTTTTTATGAAAACCCTAGATCTATGTCATTATAAGCTAAACCTACACAGGCATCCAGATCTTAACTTCTCACATTGCACTCGGAATCACCGGAGGTTAACTGCAGTGGAGGATTAGAGGATTCGTGTTGGtaattattgttgaaattagggtttatatGAAGAGATTTGAGTGAAATTGAGAAGGATGATGCAAAATATGAGGAAGATAATAATGAAAATGGTTAGCCGGAAGCGACAAGAAAAGGTATTTTAGTGTTGAATTAATAAAATATTGTTGAATTAAGAAAATATTGTTGAATTTAGTTCTTGAGTATGTGTTTTCCCAATGTATTAATTTGATTTAAGGTTTATTTCTATGATGCGATTTATACATATGTAGTGAcctttttcatatattttttggTTGAATTTTATGTTGCAGGTCACCACATGGATGACAATTATTGTTCCAATGAACATAACCTCATATCTGTATCTATATTCTCATGGTGAAGTCTCATAGGCTGCATCTCAACCAGTGTAATAGATACGTCCTTTCACATGTTTTATATACTGCTTTCACTTCAGCTAATATTTGTTCATGCTTATTTCGTGTTCATAGCATAAAAACCATGTGAATAACTATATTACAAGAGTAGATTGTCATACTATGGTAGGGCTGTGCATGAGCCGAGCCGAGTTAgggcaagctcgggctcggctcgattataaaccgagttGGCTCGGCTGatcggctcggatttgaaaccaagctgaaaatctaagctcgggctcggcttggtcaAGGAGAATGTCTGTTGATCCGTCTTTAAAAACCAACGAGTTATTTAAAGTAGCGGAAAGGGGATCAAGGGAATCTGGGGTTAATTATAGGTTTAATAATCATATTGGGTATGAAAAGACAGTTTCAAGTAATAAGGATGGTAATGTTAAGTtagatgatgacgatgataatGAAATATCTTCTTTGTTGCGTGTTTTATGCATTAGTTTCTCATACAGGTTAAGTTTTTTGGTTGAGATGATTGATTATCTAAATAATAAGGATGGTAATGTTAAGtgagatgatgacgatgatgattaaATATCTACGAATGACCACTCATAACCGATACCCTCAGATGCTTCTTTTGCAGATTTGGATGTAAAGACAACCAGGCGTTAGTTCTGGAGGGCCATATCGGTGATCGTTGGCCAATCGCCACCGTCTTTGGGCATCCGAGTCACCGGAAACATGTATCTGGTGAGACCAGATGCACTAAAAACTTTGGTCAATCCATCTGGGGATGTGACATAATCCTCGATGAAAAGGTGAGTTGCATATCATTCAAATTCTACATAAAAAGAAGTGATTCTGCTGGCATGTAGTTTTATAAGTCTTTTCTTTTCTCATCAGGGTGGCTCAGAACTAGAATCGAAGACCAAATCATCCGAGGCTAAGGATGATGATATGGACATGAGTGATGCAGAATAGAATGTAAACCCTCAGATGCTTCTTTTGCAGATTTAGATGTAAAGACAACCAGGCGTTGGTTCTGGAGGACCGTATCGGTGATCGTTGGCCAATCGCCACCGTCTTTGGGCATCCGAGTCACCGGAAACATGTATCTGGTGAGACCAGATGCACTAAAAACTTTGGTCAATCCATCTTGGGATGTGACATAATCCTCGATGAAAAGGGTGACAATTTCTCTAGGATTTGCTTCTAAAAACTTTTGAATCTCTCTTAGCGCATTGATCGCTGGTTGCTagacaaacgggttgcattagtCATATGCGTACAAATGGTTTCTTTCTTGATCATAAAAATAATTTATGAATCTGtagaatatatataaattaattcAATCTATAACTCATTGCCGATATTATTCTCTAACTCTATACTGATAATGTGATCAGTGACAGTGTGACAACACTAAACTTTATTTTGGTTGTCAAGGGCAAATTTAAAGTAACGGAAAAATAACTTCATCTAAATCAGAATGCTTGTATATTGCTTTGAAACTACGTAAATGGAAGTTATGGGCAAACCGAGTTAATTTCTTTGTTAGAGCTGGTTTACCTTTGGCAAAGGAATCATTGATCATAGTACTGGCAGTACGGATTATTAGCTACCAGTTAGTGATAGTATGAATTGTTAAAATCTAATTTATTTCAAGTATAGATAACAAGAGACATGCTTACATATGCTATTATGTTGTAGCATATGTACCGAAGGAATGACACATCCAGATGTCGTTATTGATGTCTTTATTGAAGTCATACATATCCAACATTAGCCCTCGAACACCATATCTACTTTGGTGCATGTTTTATGCATTAGTTTCTCATAAAGGTAAAGTTTTTTGGCTGAGATGATTGATAATCTGAAAATAATATGCAGGCTAATACGTGTTAGATATGTCTGTAAAAGAATATATTGCCAAGGAGAAAGAACATATCGATTCTTTACTGAGGAGTGCTTTGTCAAGGAGAATATCTGATGACCCGTCTTTAAAAACCAATGAGTTGTTTAAAGTAGCGGAAAAGGGATTAAGGGAATCTGGGTTTAATTATAGGTTTAATAATCATCTGAAAATAATATACAGGCTGGTGCTCGTGAGGCAGTTGAGAAAGCGAAATTTGAACTGCACGTGTCGTTTAACCGGTTGAAAGTGTTGGCACATGAAGCGATCAAAAAGCGAGACGTGGTTGTTAGATCGAACGAGAAGTTATCAGTTGAATTAATGGAAATTGGGAAGGAGAAGGAGGAGTTGATGAAACAGAAAGAGGAGGTTGTTAAGGAGTTGGAGGAATCTGTTAAGGCTAAGGAAGGTGTTAAATCAGAGATCGGGACCGCTGCGCAGATGTTAGTGACCGGAATTGATAAAATATCTGGTAAGGTTAATCAATTTAAGAATTTAACTGCTGGTGGATTGCGTAGGTCTCAAAGGTATACCAGATTGCTTGTTGTGGCTTACGGAGTGATTAAGGGTAGGAATGAGGCTCGGGAGCATGCTGGAGCCATCATCTTTTCTCTTAAGAATAAGCTGGTGTGTACGCTGAAAATAATATATTAGtatttattattaaaataatatattaaaatatgaCTTTAATGAATGCAGGATATAACTTTGGGGTGGCACTTGGTTCTGCAACTCAAATTGTTGTTTTTTGTGGTGAGTTTTTGTTGTTCAATCTTATGATATGTCATATGTACTTATGATATGTCACTTCTTCATGAAATGTCATTTTGATCATAATTTTAATGTGGTTTAGGTCCCATTGAGTGTAATCGTTGCGTGGAtaataaatgatttttttttgtttgaaattACTCATCAATTTAGTTCTATAAAGGTCTGTTTTATGTTTTGAAACCTCTGTGTGTTGTGAACAGAACTTAGAAAATAAAAAAGTGGTTCATACATCTGTaaactttggtcaacagatgtttgaaaccactgttaggttaaaacaatgttttgtggaGAAAAAGTGAAACCACTGTTTTGGGTTAAAATAGATGTTAGAAACagtgttttgggttaaaacagatGTTAGAAAATAACACAGtatttgaaaccactgttgggttagaacagtgttttgaaaccacttTTGAACCACTAAAGAAGTGGTTTACTCTTTTAAACAGAGTTTTGTTAGTTTTTGTTAGGTTTGTTGTTTAATCGATATCGCTGAACAAAACGGCATCGTTTCGTGTGAATCGTTGTTAGAAAAAGCGTTTCGTGCAAATCGTTATTAGAACAAAACAACATCGTTTTGTGGTTTACTGTTTTACACAGAGGTATATAGCTATGGTGGTGTGACTCTTATGGTTTATTTGATGCAATCTCAGATGTGATTCGGATGGAAACAATATAATTCAGATGATGGATGGTCGAAGTTGGATATTATTATCAgatgatgatggatgatggtaAAGGGAAGCAGAAGCCGGTCAAAATTACCTGGAATTTCGACGTCACCAAGAGAACCATCAAACAAAGTGATTGAAACGGTCTCTTGTGACAACCCGTGCTTACGAGGTTAGCGTCGTTATAATTATCTTACTTTTATAAATACATGAACTTGCGTGAAGAATTAATTGTACACATCAAAtttaatttatacaaacaaaTACTTGAAGATAAACCCTTAATGTGTTTAACCGACTCAAACCGTTTGAGCCAAAACATCTGTTTCGCGTGTCGATCCAACTCACTCGCGTAACTCGAAATTATGGAGCCCGAACCATAGCATGAAAACTAAACACTTATATTAACTTGCTAAGTACATGGATAATTAGTTATCGGTATTGTTGAACTATTATGTTTTTGTTATTAGattagtaaaaaaaattataaataccTATTATACCTATTATCACCAACCCAACAACTTGCAGCCCCAACCCTCCTCTCGGCCCATTCAACTCGGTTGTTGTTGATAGCCCACAACTTCACCTTTTCTATCTCGTGCATGTGTTCTCTGATTATCTCACAAAAAAAGGAACTCAACCCTAACTGAATC
This genomic interval carries:
- the LOC118485748 gene encoding vacuolar cation/proton exchanger 1c-like; translated protein: MSVKEYIAKEKEHIDSLLRSALSRRISDDPSLKTNELFKAGAREAVEKAKFELHVSFNRLKVLAHEAIKKRDVVVRSNEKLSVELMEIGKEKEELMKQKEEVVKELEESVKAKEGVKSEIGTAAQMLVTGIDKISGKVNQFKNLTAGGLRRSQRYTRLLVVAYGVIKGRNEAREHAGAIIFSLKNKLDITLGWHLVLQLKLLFFVVPLSVIVAWIINDFFLFEITHQFSSIKVCCLIDIAEQNGIVSCESLLEKAFRANRY